AGTTGGGGTCACCCGCGCGGTATTCAGGGACGCGTTTCTTTCGCAGGAATCGGTCGAGGTGCTGAAAAAACGGAACCTGCTTGCCACGGAGGCGAAAACCGAAAACTCGATCGACCGCATAAAGGGCACGGGGCTCGACCCGCGCGTCTCCGAGCGCGCCATCGCCGGTCTCGGGTTCGATTTCGAAATCGCGGTGCGTCGTTTCGAAGGCGATGGCGACGGCCCCGTCAGCTTGCTGCGCGAGGGGCTCGCAATGGTGCAGAGGGACGCCCTCGGCGGCAGCGGCTCGC
This genomic window from Spirochaetota bacterium contains:
- the csm3 gene encoding type III-A CRISPR-associated RAMP protein Csm3 codes for the protein MGTLEKIEQIKGKIILKTGLHIGCGTEGVEIGGIDNPVIKDPRSGYPYIPGSSIKGKMRCLLELRRGIRSQRKEAPCSCGDCDICRVFGNTGKDSKVGVTRAVFRDAFLSQESVEVLKKRNLLATEAKTENSIDRIKGTGLDPRVSERAIAGLGFDFEIAVRRFEGDGDGPVSLLREGLAMVQRDALGGSGS